One genomic window of Notamacropus eugenii isolate mMacEug1 chromosome 6, mMacEug1.pri_v2, whole genome shotgun sequence includes the following:
- the LOC140512849 gene encoding olfactory receptor 5p57-like, with translation MIGTNYTTVTEFLILGLTDDPTLRVFLFVVFLGVYIVILLGNLSIIVLIHKSSQLHTPMYLFLSHLAFVDIVFSSSVIPVMLMNLLGDITSIPLQICVVQLCSVVTFGTTECFLLAVMAYDRYVAICSPLLYSIHMSTRVCTLLVIISHVGGCVNALSFTGCLLNLSFCGPNKINHFFCDYKPLLKLSCSHVPLFEILPSVSSGSIIVITVLIITVSYVYILFSVLKMRSIEGRSKAFSTCTSHLTAVTMFFGTIAFIYVLPESIHSTDQNKVVSVFHTVMIPMLNLLIYSLRNKKVKGAMKKLIGTKHLFS, from the coding sequence ATGATTGGCACAAACTACACTACTGTGACAGAATTCTTGATTTTAGGGTTAACAGATGACCCAACCCTTCGTGTCTTCTTATTTGTGGTATTTTTAGGAGTCTATATTGTCATTTTACTTGGTAATCTTAGCATCATAGTATTGATCCATAAGAGTTCCCAACTTCACACTCCAATGTACCTTTTCCTTAGCCATTTGGCTTTTGTGGATAttgtattttcctcatctgtcatacCTGTGATGCTTATGAACTTACTTGGGGACATTACCTCAATCCCCTTGCAAATCTGTGTGGTCCAACTTTGTTCAGTAGTCACCTTTGGGACAACTGAGTGCTTCCTGCTGGCTGTGATGGCTTATGATCGGTATGTGGCCATCTGCAGCCCCCTACTCTACTCCATCCACATGTCTACCAGGGTCTGCACTCTGTTGGTCATCATATCTCATGTGGGTGGTTGTGTGAATGCTTTGTCCTTTACTGGTTGCTTATTGAATTTGTCTTTTTGCGGACCCAATAAAATCAATCACTTCTTCTGTGACTACAAACCCTTGCTGAAACTTTCTTGTTCTCATGTTCCTCTTTTTGAaattcttccttctgtctcttcagGCTCAATAATTGTAATAACAGTTTTAATCATAACTGTCTCCTATGTATACATCCTCTTCTCAGTCCTGAAGATGCGTTCCATTGAGGGGAGATCCAAAGCTTTCTCCACATGTACCTCCCACCTTACTGCTGTTACAATGTTCTTTGGGACCATTGCATTCATTTATGTATTGCCCGAATCAATACATTCAACTGATCAGAACAAAGTTGTGTCTGTTTTCCACACTGTAATGATTCCCATGTTGAACCTCTTGATCTACAGTCTGAGGAACAAGAAAGTGAAGGGGGCCATGAAAAAATTGATAGGCACAAAAcacttattttcataa
- the LOC140512850 gene encoding olfactory receptor 5p57-like, whose translation MSDNNCTAVTEFIILGLTDDPTLRIILFVVFLGVYVVTLVGNLSIIILIRSSSKLHTPMYLFLSNLAFVDIGFSSSVTPLMLMNYLWDIILIPLWGCMAQISFGATFGTTEGFLLAVMAYDRYVAICSPLLYSINMSTRVCTLLLIISYIGGCVNAWTFTGCLLNRSFCGPNKINHFFCDYSPLLELSKDQDDLAEILPAASAGTVVVITVLTIIISYVYIVFSVLKLRSAEGRSKAFSTCTSHLTAVTLFYGTTTFIYVMPKSSYTTDENKVVSIFYMVMIPMLNPLIYSLRNNEVKGALKKLMSRKSLFS comes from the coding sequence ATGTCTGATAATAACTGCACTGCTGTgactgaattcattattttggGGTTAACAGATGATCCAACCCTTCGCATCATCCTCTTTGTGGTATTCCTGGGTGTCTATGTTGTCACATTAGTTGGTAATCTTAGCATAATCATATTGATCAGAAGTAGCTCCAAGCTTCACACTCCAATGTATCTTTTCCTCAGCAACTTGGCTTTTGTGGATATTggattttcttcatctgtcacaCCTCTCATGCTCATGAACTACCTTTGGGACATTATCTTAATTCCTCTTTGGGGTTGTATGGCCCAAATATCTTTTGGGGCCACCTTTGGGACAACTGAGGGCTTCCTGCTGGCTGTGATGGCCTATGATCGCTATGTGGCCATCTGTAGCCCCCTACTCTACTCCATCAACATGTCAACCAGAGTCTGCACTCTCTTACTCATTATATCCTACATAGGTGGTTGTGTGAATGCTTGGACTTTTACTGGTTGCTTATTGAATCGTTCCTTCTGTGGGCCCAATAAGATCAATCACTTTTTCTGTGACTATTCACCACTTTTGGAGCTTTCCAAAGACCAAGATGATCTTGCAGAAATTCTTCCTGCTGCTTCTGCTGGAACAGTAGTTGTGATAACAGTGTTAACTATCATAATCTCTTATGTATACATTGTCTTTTCTGTTCTGAAGTTAAGATCCGCTGAGGGAAGATCCAAAGCTTTCTCAACTTGCACCTCCCACCTCACAGCAGTGACACTGTTCTATGGTACCACTACCTTCATTTATGTGATGCCCAAGTCCAGCTACACAACAGATGAGAATAAAGTGGTGTCTATTTTCTACATGGTAATGATCCCCATGTTGAACCCCCTGATTTACAGCCTAAGGAACAATGAAGTAAAAGGTGCTCTGAAAAAACTGATGAGTAGGAAAAGTTTGTTTTCATGA